The following proteins come from a genomic window of Anopheles ziemanni chromosome 3, idAnoZiCoDA_A2_x.2, whole genome shotgun sequence:
- the LOC131286962 gene encoding sodium-independent sulfate anion transporter, with amino-acid sequence MGLSRVERVLPGTRWLRGYTGEFMVADLIAGITVGLTVLPQGLAYATLAGLEPQYGLYSAFVGGVVYALMGGCREVTIGPTALLSLMTSRHTGYGGNSGPQLAILLCFLSGIVELLMAVLRLGALVDLISLPVTVGFTSATALIIGASQLKALLGIRGGSGSGFASTVQTVIANIPEARVADSILGIVSIAILLALRKLKDIKTPPDATGGRKAFGLFCWLVATARNALVVLVTSFIAFYFDKRGERPFILTGTVKSGIPDFQLPPFSTVLPSGGGPNGTSPLELGFTGMIEELGASIALVPIIAVLGNVAISKAFGGSGINPTRELVALSLSNICGSFFSSFPVTGSFSRSAVNHASGVKTPIGGIYTGALVLLALGVLTPYFQYIPKAALSAVIISAVIFMIEYEVIRPLWRCSKRELIPGAVTFVLSLIVGVELGLLAGVLTDLAFVVYRTARPLLTVTVANTAVGMEYILIRPNHSLIYFPAVEWVRNVTSKAIKQHGNIPVVFDCRLVNEFDYTAATGLQMLRKELEKKQIPLIVYGSSSEVRKLLQETLKSSLLEVTTDDELETLLRDISTDGGKHELREIAAPLLTTASERSPSIVEIDDS; translated from the exons ATGGGTTTATCGCGAGTAGAACGGGTCCTACCGGGCACTCGATGGCTGCGAGGATACACTGGGGAGTTTATGGTAGCTGATTTGATCGCAGGTATTACCGTTGGATTGACAGTGCTTCCACAAGGACTCGCCTACGCGACACTTGCAGGACTAGAGCCACAG TATGGACTCTATTCAGCATTTGTCGGTGGAGTCGTGTATGCCCTTATGGGAGGTTGTCGGGAGGTTACCATTGGCCCCACCGCCCTACTGTCTCTCATGACCAGCCGCCACACGGGGTATGGAGGAAACTCCGGACCACAGTTGGCCATTCTGTTGTGCTTTTTGTCTGGCATAGTGGAGCTATTGATGGCCGTCCTACGGCTCGGGGCACTCGTAGATCTCATTTCCCTACCAGTGACGGTAGGATTTACCTCGGCCACGGCGCTGATTATTGGTGCATCGCAGCTGAAGGCGTTACTTGGAATTCGTGGTGGTTCTGGATCAGGATTTGCTAGCACCGTGCAAACAGTTATCGCAAACATCCCCGAAGCACGTGTTGCTGATAGTATACTTGGAATCGTCTCTATTGCTATCCTATTGGCGCTTAGG aaATTAAAGGACATCAAAACACCGCCGGATGCTACAGGAGGTCGAAAGGCTTTTGGACTCTTCTGTTGGCTGGTGGCAACGGCACGAAACGCGCTCGTTGTGCTGGTGACAAGTTTCATCGCATTCTATTTCGATAAGCGTGGGGAACGCCCGTTTATTCTCACCGGCACCGTGAAGAGTGGCATACCAGATTTCCAGCTGCCTCCCTTCAGCACCGTCCTACCGTCCGGTGGAGGTCCTAATGGCACCAGCCCATTGGAGCTCGGCTTTACCGGAATGATCGAGGAACTGGGTGCATCGATCGCACTGGTTCCAATCATAGCGGTGCTGGGAAATGTCGCTATCTCAAAAGCATTCGGTGGTAGCGGAATCAACCCGACGCGCGAACTCGTTGCCCTTTCGTTGAGCAACATTTGTGGATCTTTTTTCAGCTCATTTCCGGTCACGGGATCTTTCTCGCGCAGCGCCGTCAATCATGCGAGTGGCGTGAAAACTCCTATCGGAGGTATATACACGGGCGCGCTGGTGCTGTTGGCTTTGGGCGTCCTAACGCCTTACTTCCAATACATTCCGAAGGCTGCCCTCAGCGCGGTGATTATTTCTGCCGTCATATTTATGATCGAGTACGAAGTCATTCGACCACTATGGCGCTGTAGCAAGCGGGAGCTTATCCCGGGAGCAGTGACATTTGTGCTCAGTCTGATCGTGGGTGTGGAGCTGGGACTTCTCGCTGGCGTGCTGACCGATCTGGCGTTCGTAGTTTATCGAACTGCTCGTCCACTGCTGACGGTAACCGTGGCTAACACGGCAGTCGGGATGGAGTACATTCTTATTCGTCCAAATCATAGCCTTATCTACTTTCCTGCCGTCGAATGGGTACGCAACGTTACGTCGAAGGCGATCAAACAGCACGGTAACATACCGGTCGTGTTTGATTGTCGATTAGTGAACG AATTCGATTATACTGCCGCAACGGGGCTGCAAATGTTGCGCAAGGAgctggagaaaaaacaaattccccTTATTGTGTACGGATCATCTAGCGAAGTTCGCAAGCTACTGCAGGAAACACTAAAAAGCAGTTTGCTTGAGGTAACAACCGACGACGAGCTGGAGACTCTACTCAGAGATATATCCACCGATGGAGGTAAGCATGAGCTGCGGGAAATCGCCGCACCACTTCTCACGACAGCATCTGAACGTTCGCCGTCCATTGTCGAAATAGACGATTCCTAA